From the genome of Agrobacterium tumefaciens:
ACCGAGCATCGTTACGAATGCCCCTTCAGGAATGTCGAGTGTAACGTTCGAAAGGGCTGTAAATTCGTTGTTCCTGTCTCCAAATCGGATATCGAGGTTCTTGATGGAAACCGCAGCCTCGGCCCCGCTTTCGAGCGGGTCCGGCGGCAATTTTTTTGCTGCGCTGATCATGACTGTCATCCAACCTGCTTGCGAGCAGCAGCGCTGGCCTCAAGAATGTCGAAGGAAACGACTTCGTCAACGGTCGGAACCTTGTCTTTGAATTGTCCGAGATCGGCATAGGCCTTGATCTGGGCTTCCCAGTTCTCACGGGTCATCCCGCCCCAGCCGTTTTGCCTGGTCGCATCTCCGAACGAGAATTCGATCGCTGGCTTGACCGCCTCAAGTTCGCTCGCCTTGTCGAAATTGGGGTATTCCTCGACAAGGATATCGACGGCTTCCTGCGGATTATCCTTCACATAACCCCAGCCTTTCGCCGCTGCATTTGTGAAACGCGTGAGAACATCCGCCTGTTCGCCCAGTGCCTTGTCGGTGGCGTAATAGACGTTTGCGTAAAGCTGCAAACCTGCGTCCCAGAGCATCAGATCAACACGGTCGGCACCCAGAACCTTCAGGGCGTTCACATTTGTGGACCAGCCCGTTACGGCATCCGCCTGTCCGGTAAGAAGCTGGTTCATGTCCGACCCCATGTTGACCATTTTTACCTGGTCCTCTGGAATGCCATTCTTGGCAAGAAGCGCGCGCAGAAGAATGAACGCTGTCGGCTGGGTGGCAATCGTCTTGCCGATCATATCCTTCGGCTCTCGGATCGGAGACTTGTTGAGAGAATAGTAGGTGAAGGGGTGTTTGTGATAACCGGCCAGGAATGCCTTAATCGGCGCACCGGCACCTCGCGCCAGCATGACCGATGGGCTTGAGGACGTCTGTCCGATGAGGGATTGGCCTGCGGCAACCCCGGTCACACCGTCAACACTCGGACCACCTGGAACAACGGTCAGTTCGATACCCTGCTCCTGAAAGAAACCCTTCTTCCTGGCGACAATTTCTCCGAGAAGTCCGTTGGAGGCGAGCCAACCCAATTGCATCCGGACCTCGGCAATATCCGAAGCTTTCCCGGCTCTGATGTCAATAAAGCTCGATGTTGAAGCAAGGCCGCCGACGATGGCGGTATTTTTCATGAATGAGCGACGGCTCATCGTAAAATCCGGCATGGTAGTTCCCCTTATTGAATGACGATCGTCATTTCTATTTTGATTAAGGGGGATGTTGACCGAAACCTGCGTTCTAATAAAGAACAATAATTCGTGATTTGAATTGCCAAAATGGCAACACTAGGGCCCGTTAGACTACAGAACCGAAGCTGTATCGGGTGCTCGCCATCTTCTTATCTGAGGATATGACTACTCCGGCGCTTGGGTCTGGCCTTGCCGCCTTCTGCCGCTCGGCTCAAAAACCTATATTTCTAAATTAATCACCAACTGAGCCTGTGTTGTTCAAGGCCGCTTGCGGGTGATTTGGGGATGATGTGTTTGTGGTTATTCTGGGAGGGTATTTTGTGTGTGGGGGATATTGGTTGCGGGGGCAGGATTTGAACCTGCGGCCTTCAGGTTATGAGCCTGACGAGCTACCGGGCTGCTCCACCCCGCGGCACCATGACTTTGCCTTTGGCGAAGTCTCATTCAGCAGTGGTGACTGCCGAGAAGCTGACATTATAACAAAAAAGGCCGCGATGTGCGGCCTCTGTTATGGGCTTGAGGCCCTTATGTGATGAGAAGATTTGAATGTTGCGTTTTGCAGACCTGGCAGCGACCTACTCTCCCGCGTCTTAAGACGAAGTACCATTGGCGCTGGGGCGTTTCACGGCCGTGTTCGGAAAGGGAACGGGTGCAGCCGCCCCGCGATAACCACCAGGTCGGCAAAACGCAACAAGCGTTGTTTTTCGAGAAGCTGGGAAGCGATTGCTTCGTTTGATTTGAACACGTCAATTCATCGTTGATGAACATGAACAATGAGAACGATCAAGCCGATCGAGCTATTAGTAACGGTAAGCTTCATGCATTGCTGCACTTCCACACCCGTCCTATCAACGTGGTCGTCTTCCACGGCTCTGATAGGGAACACTCGTTTTCAGGTTGGTTTCCCGCTTAGATGCCTTCAGCGGTTATCCATTCCGTATATAGCTACTCTGCTATGCCCTTGGCAGGACAACAGATCCACCAGAGATACGTCCATCCCGGTCCTCTCGTACTAGGGACAGATCCTGTCAATATTCCTACACCCACGGCAGATAGGGACCGAACTGTCTCACGACGTTCTGAACCCAACTCACGTACCGCTTTAAATGGCGAACAGCCATACCCTTGGGACCTGCTCCAGCCCCAGGATGCGATGAGTCGACATCGAGGTGCCAAACAACCCCGTCGATATGGACTCTTGGGGGTCATCAGCCTGTTATCCCCGGCGTACCTTTTATCCGTTGAGCGATGGCCCTTCCACACGGGACCACCGGATCACTATGACCGACTTTCGTCTCTGCTCGACTTGTCAGTCTCGCAGTCAGGCTAGCTTATGCCATTGCACTCGACGACCGATTTCCGACCGGTCTGAGCTAACCATCGCGCGCCTCCGTTACTCTTTCGGAGGCGACCGCCCCAGTCAAACTACCCACCATACACTGTCCCGGATCCGGATAACGGACCGCGGTTAGACATCCACGAAGATAAGGGTGGTATTTCAAGGATGGCTCCACAAGAACTGGCGTCCCTGCTTCAAAGCCTACCACCTATCCTACACATGCCTTGGCGAATGCCAGTGTAAAGCTATAGTAAAGGTGCACGGGGTCTTTCCGTCTGACCGCAGGAACCCCGCATCTTCACGGGGAATTCAATTTCACTGAGTCTATGTTGGAGACAGCGGGGAAGTCGTTACGCCATTCGTGCAGGTCGGAACTTACCCGACAAGGAATTTCGCTACCTTAGGACCGTTATAGTTACGGCCGCCGTTTACTGGGGCTTCAGTTCAGAGCTTGCACCCCTCCCTTTAACCTTCCAGCACCGGGCAGGCGTCAGACCCTATACGTCGTATTGCTACTTCGCAGAGCCCTGTGTTTTTGATAAACAGTCGCTACCCCCTGGTCTGTGCCACCCCATCATACTTGCGTAAAATGGGGTCACGCTTCTTCCGAAGTTACGCGTGCAATTTGCCGAGTTCCTTCAACATAGTTCTCTCAAGCGCCTTGGTATACTCTACCTGACCACCTGTGTCGGTTTCGGGTACGGTCTATACGGTGGAGCTATTTCCTGGAACCTCTTCGCCGCCCAACCAATCCAATAAGGTTGAACAACACACGAGATCCGTCACTACCACCAGGCCCACGAATATTAACGTGGTTCCCATCGACTACGCGTGTCCGCCTCGTCTTAGGGGCCGGCTAACCCTGCTCAGATTAACTTTAAGCAGGAACCCTTGGTCTTTCGGCGAGAGGGTCTCTCACCCTCTTTATCGTTACTCATGTCAACATTCGCACTTCCGATATCTCCAGCAGCCCTCACGGGTCCGCCTTCACAGACTTACGGAACGCTCCGCTACCACTTGCATTGCTGCAAATCCTCAGCTTCGGTGCATGGCTTTAGCCCCGTTACATTTTCGGCGCAAAGACCCTTATTTAGACCAGTGAGCTGTTACGCTTTCTTTAAATGATGGCTGCTTCTAAGCCAACATCCTGGTTGTTTTGGGATCCTCACATCCTTTCCCACTTAGCCATGACTTGGGGACCTTAGCTGGAGGTCAGGGTTGTTGCCCTTTTCACGACGGACGTTAGCACCCGCCGTGTGTCTGCCGACTAGTACTCCTCGGTATTCGGAGTTTGGTTAGGATCAGTAAGACGGTGAGTCCCCATAGCCCATCCAGTGCTCTACCCCCGAGGGTATTCGGTCGACGCTCTACCTAAATAGATTTCGCGGAGAACCAGCTATTTCCGAGTTTGATTGGCCTTTCACCCCTAGCCACAAGTCATCCCGAACTATTGCAACAGTTATGGGTTCGGCCCTCCAGTTGGTGTTACCCAACCTTCAGCCTGCTCATGGCTAGATCACTCGGTTTCGGGTCTAATGCAACTAACTAAATCGCCCTATTCAGACTCGCTTTCGCTGCGCCTACACCTACCGGCTTAAGCTTGCTAGTTACACTAAGTCGTTGACCCATTATACAAAAGGTACGCCGTCAGGCTTGCGCCCTCCGACTGTTTGTAGGCATCCGGTTTCAGGTTCTATTTCACTCCCCTCGTCGGGGTGCTTTTCACCTTTCCCTCACGGTACTTGTTCGCTATCGGTCATGCACGAGTACTTAGGCTTGGAGAGTGGTCTCCCCATGTTCAGACAGGATTTCACGTGTCCCGCCCTACTCAAGGACAATGCCTGTTCTACGTGTAAGGGGCTATCACCCTCTATGGCCGGACTTTCCATTCCGTTCCACTTTATTCAGCATTGCCACTGGCCTGGTCCGCGTTCGCTCGCCACTACTTGCGGAGTCTCGGTTGATGTCCTTTCCTGCAGGTACTTAGATGTTTCAGTTCCCTGCGTTCGCTTCTTACACCCTATGTATTCAGGTGCAGATACCTTATCACAATGCTTGGAAACCCAGGCCGTTCATAAAACAGACTGGATTTTCCAAGCATTTAAGGTGGGTTGCCCCATTCGGAGATCTATGGATCAAAGCTTATTCGCAGCTCCCCACAGCTTATCGCAGCGTATCACGTCCTTCTTCGCCTGTGCATGCCAAGGCATCCACCAAATGCCCTTAGAACACTTGTTCGTTCTCATTGTCTATGCTCACCACATATTGGATTTGGAAGTCCTATCCTCCTCGCTTGCGCTCGAAGGGGTTCCAAATCTGGCCATACGGACTAGCCGCATTCGCCAGAACCAAAGACCCGGTTACCTTTTACAACCAGGTCATTCTTTGATGACATCGACGTGTTCGGTACGGTCTTCATTGAGGGCACGCCGGTGCACCTCGAAGCCATACCATTAAGACCAGCTTCTCGAGATATCATCCGGTGATGCGCGGTCAGGCAACATCAATCCAGCATCTTCATCAGAGGAACATCAGTTCCAACAACAAAAATGCCTAGGACAAGCTTTCCTTCCTACCTCCAACCCCTCCACCAATTCCGGCCGACTAAGCCATCTCATGGTTTCTCTGGGACTGGGCTCGGACGTTCCAAACCTTTCGGCTCAAAACACCTGGAAGCTTCCAGACATATCTTCTCTTCACAATGTATTCAAAACAGGCACCTTCCAAAACAGGAAGCTGCAAACCTTTATTTCTTCAGAAGACAATTTCTTGCACGCCACGGGATCAACCCAATACAGCGCTTCAGCGCGTCGCCGATCGTTCGGCGCCTCGCGGAGGGTAGGTCCAAAGGACCGCTCACCCGTGAGCGCAAATATTGGTGGAGCTGAGCGGGATCGAACCGCTGACCCCCTGCTTGCAAAGCAGGTGCTCTCCCAGCTGAGCTACAGCCCCATCCAGCTCGATCACCTCAGTCACAAGACCAGGCGCGGCAACAATTCGCATCAACCTTCAGTCTCAACCCAGATCCATCATTCGCAAATGCAAATGGTGGGCCCGGGAAGACTTGAACTTCCGACCCCACGCTTATCAAGCGTGTGCTCTAACCAACTGAGCTACGGGCCCATTCCGGTACCGGTCAATGCGGCTTTTGTCTTCATGAAGAAAGAGAAACGTGGACGGCGAGACCTGCCATACCAAGAACCTGCAAGCAGTGTTCCGGCGTATTACGTTGCGATGGTCACCTGACTGGTGCCATCTATGTTCTAAAAAGCACGGGAAGGTTCATCCCAAAACACGTCAAAGACATGTTCAGGCGTCTTACCAATTCCACAGCTTCCTTAGAAAGGAGGTGATCCAGCCGCAGGTTCCCCTACGGCTACCTTGTTACGACTTCACCCCAGTCGCTGACCCTACCGTGGTTAGCTGCCTCCCTTGCGGGTTAGCGCACTACCTTCGGGTAAAACCAACTCCCATGGTGTGACGGGCGGTGTGTACAAGGCCCGGGAACGTATTCACCGCAGCATGCTGATCTGCGATTACTAGCGATTCCAACTTCATGCACTCGAGTTGCAGAGTGCAATCCG
Proteins encoded in this window:
- a CDS encoding ABC transporter substrate-binding protein; the encoded protein is MPDFTMSRRSFMKNTAIVGGLASTSSFIDIRAGKASDIAEVRMQLGWLASNGLLGEIVARKKGFFQEQGIELTVVPGGPSVDGVTGVAAGQSLIGQTSSSPSVMLARGAGAPIKAFLAGYHKHPFTYYSLNKSPIREPKDMIGKTIATQPTAFILLRALLAKNGIPEDQVKMVNMGSDMNQLLTGQADAVTGWSTNVNALKVLGADRVDLMLWDAGLQLYANVYYATDKALGEQADVLTRFTNAAAKGWGYVKDNPQEAVDILVEEYPNFDKASELEAVKPAIEFSFGDATRQNGWGGMTRENWEAQIKAYADLGQFKDKVPTVDEVVSFDILEASAAARKQVG